Part of the Henckelia pumila isolate YLH828 chromosome 2, ASM3356847v2, whole genome shotgun sequence genome is shown below.
ggtgttattgaagatgttgtcaacacctagtgacaacatctgaatcttttttatgtgcaaccttttattactttagtacttgtgcatatttactcttgagtAGTTTTACTGTTGGTTTGCTGttactattcacgttttaatatttCCGTTGCATGTTGTGTAggtgacaacatctgattctgataatttttatgagCCATGATATCCCTTACAACTCCACAAGAGTTTCTTCTTCTCTTAATTAATTTGTAGCTTTCCACTTTTTTTGGGTGTGAGAATGGAAATTTTGCTTGCAAATTAACACATTGTAACTAATTATATTACGACAATATTAATACAAAGTTTGATGACTTAAATGCCTAAAACCGAAAAAGACACAAGTAAGTGACTAGAAAAAACTATTTTCCCTTACAATCAAATTAGATTGCGTACGTGATATAATTTacgaaaataaagaaaatgaaatttctcaaataaaaattaataatttatcaaattatatatatatatatatatatatatatatatatatatatatatatatatatatatcaaactatAGTGAaccattttccttttttttttggaaagctAGTGAAcaatttttatttcatgaaagcATGGAAAAATGGCATTCGTGCATGAAACGTGTATGTAGTGTGCATTTTACGtgcattaaaattaaataagagcGACATGCTTGAAACCAAAGTTTGttcaattttgtttctttttcaaattcaaaagtaatttttttttaaaaaactttaaaTAAAATGTAATTCACCTTCTAATATTCCTCAAATCTATGTTAGGATCATTCCAATAAAGGCGCCCATCTTTCATTTCTTGCTCCAAAGCTAGGGCATTGCTTATGAGGAAAAGGTCCGATGAATTCTCTCCAATTTTCATATTCTTTCCTACGAGAGAAAAAAGAATTATTTGGAGAAACAAACCCTTCAACTCTATGTAATGGTGTGAGGATGCAATGCCAATCCACCGTGTATGTGTATGTCACGCTCCGAAAATTGACGTAGTTGACAtcgacgttgtttaacaatttaacattgaaacaacaagcctcgtagtacaAATCTTGCAAAAAACCAGTATATTTCATAAACCATAACTTTTTTTACAGAGAAAAGACACAAGTGCGACAATGCGGAAGCGaaactgaaatttaaagtaaaaatatttcttcaacttgaactgATTCGTCCTCACCAGCCCCAGAACATATTCTGTTCTTCGTCATCTAACTCATCTTCATTTTTATCTGGGGAGGAAGgtaagggggtgagtgttttgggaaacacccAGCAAATGGGGGCCGATCGAGCatgataaacaccaaaatataATTACATGTCCACATGTATATTTCATAATCTCGAAATAAAATAAGCATGTTGAATCTGACACAAATACGAAGCAAACATTGCACTGTTAATTATCTAATTTTTCGTGgtttactgatcagtcccctatatgttactcctGTAAAGGGCGAGGCCAAAGGAACGGTTAtttacccaccgcatcagggccatatcaaatcaaatcaaatcatcggaaattccttaaccaattctaaatcgactcttaacagtgcatctcaaatatttccaaataattctaacatgcatgcttcaaataatatcacgaATAGCCAACAAATAGCATATCAAAGTGAAACGAATATACGTATCACGCCAATCGAATTTTCAAAAacataagttatttattttatgaagcTTAACTCACACACAAAAATGAATATACGTGTAGAAACTTATATCACACAAAAGAAAGATTGAAACCCACTTACAGTATTCAATTTCTTTGAAAATCGTGTAGGAGTAGACGTTGTTAGATGACCTCGTACTTAAGCAACCTCAAAACCAAGTGAAGGACCGAAGGTATTgtttgaaatttggacagaaaaaTATTGAAGCTTCTTGATCGACTTTGACGCTCCTTCTTGGATCAACTTCGGACAGATTTTCTTAGCTTTGTTTGCTGTAGATAATTTCTTGAAGTTTGGGTAGATTGCTCCTTCAAAATCGAACAGAAATTCTTCTCGATGGTGGACAGTAAGTTTGCTCAATCTTGGACAGAAACTCACTCCTTCAAAATCGAACAGAAAATGCAATTCCTTGATCACGTTTTGGCGCTGCTTCTTAGATCGAATTCGGCCCACTTTCTTGCTTAGATTGTTGTAGGTGATTACTCGAATTTGGAACAGAAAGTATGCTCCTAACTTGGACAGAAATTCTGCTCGAATGTTGACACAAATTCTGCTCGAACTATGGACAAAATTCTGTTTCGAACCGATTCTGCACCTCGATGTTTCTGGGCAGACTTTGCACTAGAAGATGAGCAGAAATCAAGGCTTCAACTGCTGCTGTTTGGTTTCGATTTTTGAGCAGAATACTCCTTCGAACCTGGACTGCAATCTGCTCGAAAATGAGCAAGAATTCTGCTTGAAAATGGACAGAATTTCTGTTCAAGAATACGGAGGTGTGCTGCTCGAATTTGTGTTCTTTTCCATCAGCTTaatcccctatttataggctttACATAGCTGCCGAAGGCCTCCTATTAACAGTCATTTATCTTCCATAATAGCTATTAATCTCCATTATCGTCACTATTACAATGGCTAGCTGTTACAATTCTCCATCATTTCCCATTACTATGGCTGTTACATCCTCTCCCAAATCAGGTGCTTGTCTTTTTGAATTCCATCGGTTGAGGAGGTACTGCTGAAATTTTGAGTCTTCACATCCCACCCACCTTATTGAGAGTTTCGTCATCGAAACTTGAGTTGAGTTGCTCTTCAAAAAGGTAAGGGTATTGTTTCCGCATCTTATCTTCGAGTTCCCACGTGGTTTCTCTTTCACAATGATTATACCACTGCACTTTAACGTATGGTATGGTCTGTCTCCTTAGCACTTGGTCCTTTGTATCCACAATTCGAATATCCTCTTCATACTTAAGTTCCTCATTTAGATTTCCTTCGATTATAAGGGGTGCACTTTCAAGAATATGACTTGGGTCCGGGATGTACTTTCTTAGCTGAGAcacatggaaaacattgtgaATCCTTGACATATCTGGTGGTAATGCCAGTCTATATGCCAATGTCCCTACTttgtccaaaatctcaaatggtCCGACATATCTCGGGTTTAACTTCCCAGTTTTTCCCATTGAATTGCGGTTGATATAAAACGCTAAGTTTCACCATAGAAACCATCTCTTGTAGGAAACTCTTAGAAATTTGTAATATATCAaatcttgatttgaagttgatgcaAGTTTGACACTTAACATCTGTTGGATCATAATCTCGATCAAGCTCTTTGTTTAATTGAACTTACATTCGTACTTATAAGTATTCCTTCTATTGGAAGACTATGGTCTTAACATAAACTAAATAAGACCATGATTTACCTATTTTATAAATTCTGAACTACATACAACTTATAATTCTAATACGTAGCCTAGTTTCCTAATATCCACTTAAAATATTAATGGATTCTACTATAAAGTTTCGAatcttatttttttcataagTGACAATGATGGAAGGGAATTGAATAGATTTTCCATCATGGAATAATAAGAATAGaatattgattttatttatgattATTTCATCAATATGATTATGGAAACTAAGTAAAATGATTTGGATAATAGAAgtgcgttatggattttatCATGTAGACGGACAGTGACTCTGAAAATCTCGGACAAAGTGAATTATCCAAAAAAATTAACCATATCGGTTAAACAACTGAATCAGCTATGTCAAAAACGTAGTCAATTTTGAGGAGATAAATCTAACTATAACGATCTACAAAACTTTGTAGCTCAAGCAAAATGCCAGAATAACCCaatcaaacaaataaaattaggatgataaatatatatataaaaaattattgggTTATCTAGACTATgagtgaaaaaatatatattagcaAATAGGTGAGGCTgataatcatataaaatttatcatataTATGACTGGATAGCATGGTTGGGTAGAATAATAACAATCAAAATGGATATATTCTAAAAAAATTCAAGTCGAAAAGTAGcaaattttgatatgaatatCAGAGGTAAAACTGAAATGATTTATGTAGATTGAAACAAGAGAACTAAAAAAGACGATATTGTCAAACGGACTTATTGGATCAAGATGAATGATGGCTTGACATAATAGAAGTATTACTCAAAATGTATAATCGGAGGTGAAAGAAAACCAAAAAATGTATACAAAATATGGTTTAGACAAATACAATGTCTAAACATTTGGGCAAAATGAAAAGAGAAATCAATTTAATAGGTTAGTTGAGAGGGGAAAAATAACTTTAGAaagatgaatatatatatttttttagagaCTAATAAATGATTTTGTATTCGATCTTATTTaaactcaaaaataattttgatacaattaatattaataattttttttattggcaTATATCTACTAGTTGAACCCAATTTACATAATTATCTTACTTGGTTCTATCaagttccaaaaaaaaaaaaaaaaatctcatccTCTCGCCATGTTTCTTTTATCTGctctttaattaattatgtcTATGAGGATTACCTACCAAAATTCCTATTAGATTGAATTCTTCTCTAAATATATCatgaaccaatttttttttttataaacctAAATTCATTCAACCAAGTTTCTCTTGACTATAATCATCcttaattggtttacccttAAATCTATGAAATAAGCTTAGTATGTTGCATTTCAGGCATGTCTACTTCTATTGGAACTTCTCCATGTGCGTTATTTGCGCTAACTGGTGTTGGGTTGTAGCTAACTTGATTTGAGTACTTGCACGTCCCATAACACATTCAAGGACAAAACTGAAGTTCATTCAAGTATCCAATTACTCTCAACAAATCTATTCCATCAGTCAGTTATTTTGTCTTATCAGATTCTTTATCTACCCACTAGTCAATTTAATTTCCAAGATGGTCTATCTAAACTAAGACTACTTCTAGAcaactgaaattttttttcagcAAGAAGCTCCTCTTATCCGGATTATGGAACCtggcggctctgataccacttaaatgTCATGCCCTGAAAATGGacctagttgacatcggcgttgtttaacaatttaacattgaaacaacaagcctcgtacgtagtacaaatcttgccaaaaaccagtctatttcataaaccaTAACTGTTTTTACAGAGAAAAACACAAGTGCGACAATGCGGAAGCGAAACTAAAATTTAAAGTAAAAGtatttcttcaacttgaactgATCCGTCCTCACCAGCCCCAGAATATATTCTGTTCTTCGTCATCTAactcatcttcattcttatctgAGGAGGAAGGTAAGGGGGTGAATGTTTTGGAAAACACTTAGCAAATGGGAGCCGATCAAGAatgataaacaccaaaatatatttacatgtacacATGTATATTTCATAatcttgaaataaaataatcatgCTGAATCTGACacaaatacaaagcaaacattgcactgttaattatctcattttccgtggtttactgatcagtcccctatatgttactcctctaaggggcgagGCCAAAAGAACgattattataacccaccgcatcagggccatatcaaatcaaatcaaatcaaatcaaatcaaatcaaatcatcaaaaattccttaatcatttctaaatcgactcttaacagtgcatctcaaatatttcaaaataattctaacatgcttcaaataatatcacgaATAACCAACAAATAGCATATTAAAGTGAAATGAATATACGTATCACGccgatcgaattttcaaaaacataagttatttattttatgaagcTTAACTCacatacaaaaatgaatataaGTGTAGAAACTTATATCACACAAAATAAAGATCGAAGCCCACTTACAGTATTCGATTTCTAAGAAAATCGTGTAGGAGTAGACATTGTTAGATGACCTCGTACTTAAGCAACCTCAAAACCAAGTGAAGGACCGAAGGTATTgtttgaaatttggacagaaaaaTATTGAAGCTTCTTGATCAACTTCGACGCTCCTTCTTGGATCAACTTCGGACAGATTTTCTTAGCTTTGTTTGCTATAGATAATTTCTTGAAGTTTGGGTAGATTGCTcctttgaaattgaacataaattCTTCTCGATGGTGGACAGTAAGTCTGCTCAATCTTGGACAGAAACTCACTCCTTTGAAATCGAACAGAAAATTCAATTCCTTGATCACGTTTTGGCGCTGCTTCTTGGATCGAATTCGGCCCACTTTCTTGCTTAGATTGTTGTAGGCGATTAATCGAATTTGGAACAGAAAGTATGCTCGTACTTGGACAGAAATTTTGCTCGAATGTTGACAGAAATTTTGCTCGAACTATGGACAAAATTCTGTTTCGAACCGATGCCGCACCTCGATGTTTCTGGGCTGTAAGGTTTTGACAGtctgaaatcacagaaataccagaAATAAATTTTCGAGtgtgtgttatctttcagtgttgtcaacacttcacgatAACACTATGCAGCAGAATAATTAACTAACAGTAAGAGTAAATAGCGCAtagatatttatgcacaagtattAAATACTTGTGCGATGActcatggcgaaataatcactagaaaaacaaatcagtttacaaaaaccaactagtgattgttctatgaaaaactacttttctcaacagattgagaaaataaatgacttcctaaaaactagtaagaactagaataataGACCAATAGTAAGTTCTAAgccgaaaaacaaaaaccaaggatccactttcagaacaacacttcactcgtgtgttcttcagtgtttccaacactactcggcaatACAACGTAGCAGTAGTATCTCTTCAAAAATTCTTCAATGATCGATCTTCAATGCTCTAGAATTTCTGCAGTACATTCTCTATGTATTTTTCTCTCTACGTTTCACTCTCTTGATCTCTCTATTTCGTTGTTCCTTCTGATCGGTCCTTGCATCTCTttaaatagatcttcaatatgtttccataaataagttcctacaaagcatgaaaataatatatcatcataaatcaaatatttcgaatAAAGATGTAACAACTATTACCAATTTAAAACTTGTCTAAGAAAgacaaaa
Proteins encoded:
- the LOC140878474 gene encoding uncharacterized protein → MGKTGKLNPRYVGPFEILDKVGTLAYRLALPPDMSRIHNVFHVSQLRKYIPDPSHILESAPLIIEGNLNEELKYEEDIRIVDTKDQVLRRQTIPYVKVQWYNHCERETTWELEDKMRKQYPYLFEEQLNSSFDDETLNKVGGM